A segment of the Vibrio aquimaris genome:
CAAAGTGGTGAACATTACGAAGCTTTGGCTGAGCGGTTTCTGATTGGCAAAGGGCTAACTAGTATCGAAAAGAACTTCCATGTAAAGGGAGGTGAGCTCGATCTAATCATGCAAGATGGCGCTAGTATAGTGTTTGTTGAAGTGCGCTATCGCTCAAGCCAATATTTTGGTCATGCTGCAGAAACCGTGAACCAGAGTAAAGTGCTCAAACTCATCAAAGCAGCCAATGTATGGTTGATGAAACAGGGTAAATCAGTTCATACTACTGACTTTCGATTTGATCTTATAGCCATTCACCAACACGGCCAACAAATCGAATGGATAAAAAACGCAATAACTCAAGGATAATCAATGCTAGACAGCATTAAAGATAGCTTTACAGAAAGTATTCAGATTCAAATTGCAGCGGCAGAGGCATTACCTGATGCCATCACTCACGCTGCACAAGCAATGGTTGCTAGCTTACTCAATGGCAATAAAATATTATGCTGTGGCAATGGAGGATCTTCTTCCAATGCTCAACAGTTTGTATCATGTCTACTCAACCAATTTGAAACTGAGCGCCCTAGCTTGCCTGCCATGGCTCTAACAGCAGATAATACCACACTAACAGCCGTTGCTAACGACTACCACTACGAAGAAATTTTCTCTAAACAAGTCCGAGCATTTGGTCAGGCAGGTGATATTCTTTTGGCAATATCAACCAGCGGTAATAGCAAGAATATCATCAAAGCTATGGAAGCTGCCGTAACTCGCGATATGACTATCATTGCATTTACTGGTAAAGATGGCGGTGAAATGGCAGGTCTATTGGGCGATAACGATGTCGAAATTAGGATTCCATCTCACAGAACAGCCAGAATTCACGAAGTGCATATGGTGACACTTCACTGCTTGTGCGATCTTATCGATCAAGTTCTATTT
Coding sequences within it:
- a CDS encoding YraN family protein; translated protein: MGKLNKRQSGEHYEALAERFLIGKGLTSIEKNFHVKGGELDLIMQDGASIVFVEVRYRSSQYFGHAAETVNQSKVLKLIKAANVWLMKQGKSVHTTDFRFDLIAIHQHGQQIEWIKNAITQG
- a CDS encoding phosphoheptose isomerase; this translates as MLDSIKDSFTESIQIQIAAAEALPDAITHAAQAMVASLLNGNKILCCGNGGSSSNAQQFVSCLLNQFETERPSLPAMALTADNTTLTAVANDYHYEEIFSKQVRAFGQAGDILLAISTSGNSKNIIKAMEAAVTRDMTIIAFTGKDGGEMAGLLGDNDVEIRIPSHRTARIHEVHMVTLHCLCDLIDQVLFPAHDE